NNNNNNNNNNNNNNNNNNNNNNNNNNNNNNNNNNNNNNNNNNNNNNNNNNNNNNNNNNNNNNNNNNNNNNNNNNNNNNNNNNNNNNNNNNNNNNNNNNNNNNNNNNNNNNNNNNNNNNNNNNNNNNNNNNNNNNNNNNNNNNNNNNNNNNNNNNNNNNNNNNNNNNNNNNNNNNNNNNNNNNNNNNNNNNNNNNNNNNNNNNNNNNNNNNNNNNNNNNNNNNNNNNNNNNNNNNNNNNNNNNNNNNNNNNNNNNNNNNNNNNNNNNNNNNNNNNNNNNNNNNNNNNNNNNNNNNNNNNNNNNNNNNNNNNNNNNNNNNNNNNNNNNNNNNNNNNNNNNNNNNNNNNNNNNNNNNNNNNNNNNNNNNNNNNNNNNNNNNNNNNNNNNNNNNNNNNNNNNNNNNNNNNNNNNNNNNNNNNNNNNNNNNNNNNNNNNNNNNNNNNNNNNNNNNNNNNNNNNNNNNNNNNNNNNNNNNNNNNNNNNNNNNNNNNNNNNNNNNNNNNNNNNNNNNNNNNNNNNNNNNNNNNNNNNNNNNNNNNNNNNNNNNNNNNNNNNNNNNNNNNNNNNNNNNNNNNNNNNNNNNNNNNNNNNNNNNNNNNNNNNNNNNNNNNNNNNNNNNNNNNNNNNNNNNNNNNNNNNNNNNNNNNNNNNNNNNNNNNNNNNNNNNNNNNNNNNNNNNNNNNNNNNNNNNNNNNNNNNNNNNNNNNNNNNNNNNNNNNNNNNNNNNNNNNNNNNNNNNNNNNNNNNNNNNNNNNNNNNNNNNNNNNNNNNNNNNNNNNNNNNNNNNNNNNNNNNNNNNNNNNNNNNNNNNNNNNNNNNNNNNNNNNNNNNNNNNNNNNNNNNNNNNNNNNNNNNNNNNNNNNNNNNNNNNNNNNNNNNNNNNNNNNNNNNNNNNNNNNNNNNNNNNNNNNNNNNNNNNNNNNNNNNNNNNNNNNNNNNNNNNNNNNNNNNNNNNNNNNNNNNNNNNNNNNNNNNNNNNNNNNNNNNNNNNNNNNNNNNNNNNNNNNNNNNNNNNNNNNNNNNNNNNNNNNNNNNNNNNNNNNNNNNNNNNNNNNNNNNNNNNNNNNNNNNNNNNNNNNNNNNNNNNNNNNNNNNNNNNNNNNNNNNNNNNNNNNNNNNNNNNNNNNNNNNNNNNNNNNNNNNNNNNNNNNNNNNNNNNNNNNNNNNNNNNNNNNNNNNNNNNNNNNNNNNNNNNNNNNNNNNNNNNNNNNNNNNNNNNNNNNNNNNNNNNNNNNNNNNNNNNNNNNNNNNNNNNNNNNNNNNNNNNNNNNNNNNNNNNNNNNNNNNNNNNNNNNNNNNNNNNNNNNNNNNNNNNNNNNNNNNNNNNNNNNNNNNNNNNNNNNNNNNNNNNNNNNNNNNNNNNNNNNNNNNNNNNNNNNNNNNNNNNNNNNNNNNNNNNNNNNNNNNNNNNNNNNNNNNNNNNNNNNNNNNNNNNNNNNNNNNNNNNNNNNNNNNNNNNNNNNNNNNNNNNNNNNNNNNNNNNNNNNNNNNNNNNNNNNNNNNNNNNNNNNNNNNNNNNNNNNNNNNNNNNNNNNNNNNNNNNNNNNNNNNNNNNNNNNNNNNNNNNNNNNNNNNNNNNNNNNNNNNNNNNNNNNNNNNNNNNNNNNNNNNNNNNNNNNNNNNNNNNNNNNNNNNNNNNNNNNNNNNNNNNNNNNNNNNNNNNNNNNNNNNNNNNNNNNNNNNNNNNNNNNNNNNNNNNNNNNNNNNNNNNNNNNNNNNNNNNNNNNNNNNNNNNNNNNNNNNNNNNNNNNNNNNNNNNNNNNNNNNNNNNNNNNNNNNNNNNNNNNNNNNNNNNNNNNNNNNNNNNNNNNNNNNNNNNNNNNNNNNNNNNNNNNNNNNNNNNNNNNNNNNNNNNNNNNNNNNNNNNNNNNNNNNNNNNNNNNNNNNNNNNNNNNNNNNNNNNNNNNNNNNNNNNNNNNNNNNNNNNNNNNNNNNNNNNNNNNNNNNNNNNNNNNNNNNNNNNNNNNNNNNNNNNNNNNNNNNNNNNNNNNNNNNNNNNNNNNNNNNNNNNNNNNNNNNNNNNNNNNNNNNNNNNNNNNNNNNNNNNNNNNNNNNNNNNNNNNNNNNNNNNNNNNNNNNNNNNNNNNNNNNNNNNNNNNNNNNNNNNNNNNNNNNNNNNNNNNNNNNNNNNNNNNNNNNNNNNNNNNNNNNNNNNNNNNNNNNNNNNNNNNNNNNNNNNNNNNNNNNNNNNNNNNNNNNNNNNNNNNNNNNNNNNNNNNNNNNNNNNNNNNNNNNNNNNNNNNNNNNNNNNNNNNNNNNNNNNNNNNNNNNNNNNNNNNNNNNNNNNNNNNNNNNNNNNNNNNNNNNNNNNNNNNNNNNNNNNNNNNNNNNNNNNNNNNNNNNNNNNNNNNNNNNNNNNNNNNNNNNNNNNNNNNNNNNNNNNNNNNNNNNNNNNNNNNNNNNNNNNNNNNNNNNNNNNNNNNNNNNNNNNNNNNNNNNNNNNNNNNNNNNNNNNNNNNNNNNNNNNNNNNNNNNNNNNNNNNNNNNNNNNNNNNNNNNNNNNNNNNNNNNNNNNNNNNNNNNNNNNNNNNNNNNNNNNNNNNNNNNNNNNNNNNNNNNNNNNNNNNNNNNNNNNNNNNNNNNNNNNNNNNNNNNNNNNNNNNNNNNNNNNNNNNNNNNNNNNNNNNNNNNNNNNNNNNNNNNNNNNNNNNNNNNNNNNNNNNNNNNNNNNNNNNNNNNNNNNNNNNNNNNNNNNNNNNNNNNNNNNNNNNNNNNNNNNNNNNNNNNNNNNNNNNNNNNNNNNNNNNNNNNNNNNNNNNNNNNNNNNNNNNNNNNNNNNNNNNNNNNNNNNNNNNNNNNNNNNNNNNNNNNNNNNNNNNNNNNNNNNNNNNNNNNNNNNNNNNNNNNNNNNNNNNNNNNNNNNNNNNNNNNNNNNNNNNNNNNNNNNNNNNNNNNNNNNNNNNNNNNNNNNNNNNNNNNNNNNNNNNNNNNNNNNNNNNNNNNNNNNNNNNNNNNNNNNNNNNNNNNNNNNNNNNNNNNNNNNNNNNNNNNNNNNNNNNNNNNNNNNNNNNNNNNNNNNNNNNNNNNNNNNNNNNNNNNNNNNNNNNNNNNNNNNNNNNNNNNNNNNNNNNNNNNNNNNNNNNNNNNNNNNNNNNNNNNNNNNNNNNNNNNNNNNNNNNNNNNNNNNNNNNNNNNNNNNNNNNNNNNNNNNNNNNNNNNNNNNNNNNNNNNNNNNNNNNNNNNNNNNNNNNNNNNNNNNNNNNNNNNNNNNNNNNNNNNNNNNNNNNNNNNNNNNNNNNNNNNNNNNNNNNNNNNNNNNNNNNNNNNNNNNNNNNNNNNNNNNNNNNNNNNNNNNNNNNNNNNNNNNNNNNNNNNNNNNNNNNNNNNNNNNNNNNNNNNNNNNNNNNNNNNNNNNNNNNNNNNNNNNNNNNNNNNNNNNNNNNNNNNNNNNNNNNNNNNNNNNNNNNNNNNNNNNNNNNNNNNNNNNNNNNNNNNNNNNNNNNNNNNNNNNNNNNNNNNNNNNNNNNNNNNNNNNNNNNNNNNNNNNNNNNNNNNNNNNNNNNNNNNNNNNNNNNNNNNNNNNNNNNNNNNNNNNNNNNNNNNNNNNNNNNNNNNNNNNNNNNNNNNNNNNNNNNNNNNNNNNNNNNNNNNNNNNNNNNNNNNNNNNNNNNNNNNNNNNNNNNNNNNNNNNNNNNNNNNNNNNNNNNNNNNNNNNNNNNNNNNNNNNNNNNNNNNNNNNNNNNNNNNNNNNNNNNNNNNNNNNNNNNNNNNNNNNNNNNNNNNNNNNNNNNNNNNNNNNNNNNNNNNNNNNNNNNNNNNNNNNNNNNNNNNNNNNNNNNNNNNNNNNNNNNNNNNNNNNNNNNNNNNNNNNNNNNNNNNNNNNNNNNNNNNNNNNNNNNNNNNNNNNNNNNNNNNNNNNNNNNNNNNNNNNNNNNNNNNNNNNNNNNNNNNNNNNNNNNNNNNNNNNNNNNNNNNNNNNNNNNNNNNNNNNNNNNNNNNNNNNNNNNNNNNNNNNNNNNNNNNNNNNNNNNNNNNNNNNNNNNNNNNNNNNNNNNNNNNNNNNNNNNNNNNNNNNNNNNNNNNNNNNNNNNNNNNNNNNNNNNNNNNNNNNNNNNNNNNNNNNNNNNNNNNNNNNNNNNNNNNNNNNNNNNNNNNNNNNNNNNNNNNNNNNNNNNNNNNNNNNNNNNNNNNNNNNNNNNNNNNNNNNNNNNNNNNNNNNNNNNNNNNNNNNNNNNNNNNNNNNNNNNNNNNNNNNNNNNNNNNNNNNNNNNNNNNNNNNNNNNNNNNNNNNNNNNNNNNNNNNNNNNNNNNNNNNNNNNNNNNNNNNNNNNNNNNNNNNNNNNNNNNNNNNNNNNNNNNNNNNNNNNNNNNNNNNNNNNNNNNNNNNNNNNNNNNNNNNNNNNNNNNNNNNNNNNNNNNNNNNNNNNNNNNNNNNNNNNNNNNNNNNNNNNNNNNNNNNNNNNNNNNNNNNNNNNNNNNNNNNNNNNNNNNNNNNNNNNNNNNNNNNNNNNNNNNNNNNNNNNNNNNNNNNNNNNNNNNNNNNNNNNNNNNNNNNNNNNNNNNNNNNNNNNNNNNNNNNNNNNNNNNNNNNNNNNNNNNNNNNNNNNNNNNNNNNNNNNNNNNNNNNNNNNNNNNNNNNNNNNNNNNNNNNNNNNNNNNNNNNNNNNNNNNNNNNNNNNNNNNNNNNNNNNNNNNNNNNNNNNNNNNNNNNNNNNNNNNNNNNNNNNNNNNNNNNNNNNNNNNNNNNNNNNNNNNNNNNNNNNNNNNNNNNNNNNNNNNNNNNNNNNNNNNNNNNNNNNNNNNNNNNNNNNNNNNNNNNNNNNNNNNNNNNNNNNNNNNNNNNNNNNNNNNNNNNNNNNNNNNNNNNNNNNNNNNNNNNNNNNNNNNNNNNNNNNNNNNNNNNNNNNNNNNNNNNNNNNNNNNNNNNNNNNNNNNNNNNNNNNNNNNNNNNNNNNNNNNNNNNNNNNNNNNNNNNNNNNNNNNNNNNNNNNNNNNNNNNNNNNNNNNNNNNNNNNNNNNNNNNNNNNNNNNNNNNNNNNNNNNNNNNNNNNNNNNNNNNNNNNNNNNNNNNNNNNNNNNNNNNNNNNNNNNNNNNNNNNNNNNNNNNNNNNNNNNNNNNNNNNNNNNNNNNNNNNNNNNNNNNNNNNNNNNNNNNNNNNNNNNNNNNNNNNNNNNNNNNNNNNNNNNNNNNNNNNNNNNNNNNNNNNNNNNNNNNNNNNNNNNNNNNNNNNNNNNNNNNNNNNNNNNNNNNNNNNNNNNNNNNNNNNNNNNNNNNNNNNNNNNNNNNNNNNNNNNNNNNNNNNNNNNNNNNNNNNNNNNNNNNNNNNNNNNNNNNNNNNNNNNNNNNNNNNNNNNNNNNNNNNNNNNNNNNNNNNNNNNNNNNNNNNNNNNNNNNNNNNNNNNNNNNNNNNNNNNNNNNNNNNNNNNNNNNNNNNNNNNNNNNNNNNNNNNNNNNNNNNNNNNNNNNNNNNNNNNNNNNNNNNNNNNNNNNNNNNNNNNNNNNNNNNNNNNNNNNNNNNNNNNNNNNNNNNNNNNNNNNNNNNNNNNNNNNNNNNNNNNNNNTCATGACATCCTCCTTGGCTTCGTACTCCCCGCAAACCTGGAGGACGACGAGCTGGGAGTCGCTCCTGACTTTGATGGCAGTTACACCCATCTGGTGGGCTATCCGCAATCCCGTGAGCAGGGCCTCGTACTTGGCCTCATTGTTGGACGCGAGGAAGTCGAATCGGAGAGCGTATGTCAGCTCCTCCCCGGTTGGCGAGATGAGCAGCAGGCCTGCTCCGCTCCCCTCCTTGCTCGAGGCTCCGTCCACGAACAACACCCAAGGCTCTACTGGCCCGACCTCCTCGGGCGGAGTGCTCAGCTCAGTCGCGGACAGACTAGCTCCTTCAGCGAGAAAGTCTGCTAGGGCCTGGGCTTTGATGGCCGTGCGGGGCCGGTAGCCGATATCGTGCTCGGCTAGCTCGACGGCCCACTTAGTCATCCTGCCTGAGACCTCGGGTTTTGTGAGTATCTGTCGTAGGGGCTGGTCGGTCATGACGACGATGCTGTGGGCCTGGAAATAAGGCCGGAGTTTCCGGGCGGCGTGCACCAAAGCCAGGACCAGTTTTTCAGCCGGCGTGTATCGGGTCTCTGGCCCCTGCAGAGCTCGGCTGACAAAATATATCGGCCTCTGAGCCCCCCTGTCTTCCCGTACCAGGACTGCGCTAACGGCCTCGCTGCAGGCGGACAAGTACAGGAACAAGGTGTCTCCCTGTTCCGGGGCGGTCAGGGTGGGAAGCTCGGCCAAGTACGTCTTGAGGTCGGCGAAGGCCTTCTCGCACTCCTCGGTCCACTGAAAGTCTTTGGGTGCCTTGAGGATCCGGAAGAATGGGAGCCCCCTCACCGCGGACCGAGAGAGGAATCTATTCAGGGCGGCCATCCTTCCCGTGAGTCGCTGGACCTCCTTCACATTCCGCGGAGGGGCCATGTCCATGATGGCCTGGAGTTTTTCGGGGTTGGCCCGGATCCCTTCTCGGGAAACCAAGAAATCGAGGAACCGGCCCGACCTAACTCCGAAGGTGCACTTCTTCGGGTTCAACCGCATCCGACTCTCCCGGAGGATGCTCAAGATCTCCCTCAGGTCGGGGACGAGCTGTGGTCCAGCCCGGCTCTTGACGATTATGTCGTCCACGTAAACCTCCATGTTCCTGCCGATCTGGTTTTGGAACAGTTTATTGACCAAACGCTGGTAGGTAGCTCCAGCGTTCTTCAACCCGAACGGCATCGTCCGGTAGCAGTAGGTCCCTTCCTCGGTGATGAAGGATGTTTTTCCTCGATCCTCCTCGGCCATCTCTATCTGGTGGTATCCCTTAAAGGCATCCAGGAAACACAAAACATCAAAACCAACAGTGGCATCTACTAACCTGTCGATCATCGGCAAGGGGAAGCAGTCCTTCGGGCAAGCTTTATTGAGATCCGTAAAGTCGACGCACATCCTCCAGGACTGATCCTCTTTCTTTACCAGAACAGGGTTGGCCAACCAGGTCGGGTAGTAGACTTCCATGATGATTTTGGATTCCAGCAACTTTCCGACCTCCTTCCTGATCACCTCATTCCTCTCGGGAGCGAAGttcctcttcttctgcttcacCGGTTTGAAGCGAGGATCTATGTCAAGGTGGTGGACCGCCAGGTCGGTCGGGATCCCGGGCATGTCCTCTACCGTCCAAGCGAAAACCTGGGCGTACTCCCTTAGGAGGGACTTCAGGTCATCCTTCTCCTCGGGCGGTAGCGACGCCCCGATGCGGACCACCTGGTCGGGCCTATCCTCCTTCAACGGGAACTCCTCGATCTCGTCCGGAGTGTCTAGCTGCCGTTCCTCCTCGCCCGGGATGTATGGTTCCAAGCTGGTCGCCTGAGCGACCACCTTCTCGTGTCCCCGGAGCATGGCTAGGTAACAAGTTCGGGCCACCTCCGGATCTCCATGCACCTCTGCAATTCCTCCAGGGGTGGGGAATTTGACGCTGAGGTGGAGCGTCGACGGAATAGCTCGGAGGGCATTCAATGTGGGCCGGTCTAGAAATATGTTGTACGGGGACGGCTGCTTGACCACCACAAAGTTGACAAGGATGGTCTGGCATCTAGGTGCCTGACCTATTGTGACCATCAAATTGATCATTCCCTCCGGATTGATGGGTGGTCCCGTAAAGCCGACCAAAGGTGTCCGAACAGGGGTGAGCTGTCCATCTTCCAGGCCGAGCTCCTTGAACACCCGATAGAACATAATGTCAACCGCACTCCCTTGGTCGACGTACACTTTCTTCACCCGAAAGTTGTTGGTCACAACGTCGATGACGATGGCCTCATGGTTCCCAGATGCTAGGGGAACCGCATCCCTTGGCCCGAAGGTGATCTCCTCGTCCATGCCCAGGCGTTTTAGGGAGTCGTCCCCTTCGAGAGGAGATCGCTTGTTTTTCCGAGCTGTACGGCTGTCCCCCCCTGTGGGGCCGCCGGCAATGGTGTTTATCACCCCGGCCAAGTTCTGGGCGCCCTGGTCGGGTGATTAACCCCGGGGTGTGCCACGCCGATCTGGTCGGTCACGGTGCTGCCCCTCGCTTCTCCCGCCACGGTAGGTGCGTCCCGGCTCCTGGCCTGGGCGACCTTACCGCACAAACCGCCCCAAGTAGCCGCGCTGGACAAGGTCCTCGATTTCTTTCTTTAGGGCCCAACACCCCTCGGTGTCATGCCCGACGTTCCTGTGGAAGGCACAGTACCGATCCTGGTTCCTCTTATTCCTAGGTGTGCCCATTTTGGACGGCCGGTCTCCCAGGCCCTCTGTCTCCATGACAGCCAGGATCTGGGCCCTGGGTCGAGTTAGGGGTGTATAGCCTTTTTCCGGAATCGGTGGCGGAGCAGGGACTTTTTCCTTCGAGAGCCGGTCAAACACATTCTTCTTGGCCGGGACATCTCTACTCTCAGAAGGGTTTCCCCGTCCTCTCCGATCTCCGAGCTCCCGATCTGACTCTCGCTTCAGGCGGCAAGCCTCTTCTGCGTTGGCGGCGGCGTGAGCCCTGGTCAAGAGCTCTCCCAGATTCTTGGGGGGCTGTTCGACAAGCTTGTAGTAGAGCTCCTCTACCCTTAACCCGTTCATGAAGGCAGCCATGACCACCTTTTCATCCTTATCCCTAATCTGCAGGCTTTCCGTGTTGAAGCGCGTCATGAAATTCTTTAGGGACTCGTCCGGCTTCTGCTTGACGGCCATCAGGTGGGCCGCGTTTTTCGAATAAGTCTTCGAGGAGACGAACTGGGCGGCGAACTGTCTGGCCAGTTCGGTGAAATTCCGGATAGACCCCGGCGCTAGGCCCTGGAACCAGAGCCGGGCCTTACCCTTCAGAAACATGGGGAAGGCCTTGCAACGGAGGGCATCCGCGGCGATTTTTAGACGCATGTGCGTCAGGAAGACCGAGAGGTGGTCTTCCGGGTCAGTTGAGACATGTACAACTCGATGTTCGGGATTTTAAACCTCCGAGGTAACGGGTAGTCCTCGACCTCTCGAGTGAAGGGTGAGGCTGCATAGTTGTCCTCGTACGGTTGTGGTCGCAGGATCTGCTCGAGCTCGTCCCGGACGGGCTGCCATTGAGGAGGGTCCCGCGGCCGACTCCTGATTGACCTGGCGGGGGAGCGCTCCGGCTCGTTCCGCGCAAGCTTCCATGAGGAGGGGTTCCTCAACCGACCTCCGGCGGGCCGGTCGCGAGAATACCTCTCACTGTCCTCGACCATCGAGGCCTGTGGCCTGGGGGGGTCCGCGGTCGTTTCCTCCTGGGGGGCTGGTCCCGCGACTCATCCTCTGAGGGGATGGGGTGCGGCTCCCTCTCCTTCCCTTTCGCCTTAGAGGTCTGCGCACCTCCAGCCTCTCCCCCCTCCTTCGCCTGCCGGATTATGTCTTCCAGCATGGGGAGATTCTCGGTCACAAACTGATAGATCTGCTGTTTCCGTTCCCCAGAAAGGGTCGAGCTCCCGGCACCTCGGGCTGCCTCGGTCTCCAACCGCCGGGATCCCTCGCCGGCTCCGGGATCGGTGTTATCCACGGTTCGCTTGGAACGCGTTCTCGCCATCAACACGAATACTCGTATCTTCgtttcccacagacggcgccaactgaagaagcacggaacttccccggaccgagctgacctgatgagctcggGGTGCTGATGGAAGAGCTGGTTCCAAGCCTGCTAAACAAACAAGGGCGAGCTAACGAGGGCCCCTGAGGTTgtccccgagggcactccgacggtcaagttagttctCCGGTGAGCAGTGGAAGTACTAACAGTAAAGCAGTCGGGAATGAATTGCCaatagtgagcgta
This portion of the Coffea eugenioides isolate CCC68of chromosome 11, Ceug_1.0, whole genome shotgun sequence genome encodes:
- the LOC113751836 gene encoding uncharacterized protein LOC113751836 produces the protein MRLKIAADALRCKAFPMFLKGKARLWFQGLAPGSIRNFTELARQFAAQFVSSKTYSKNAAHLMAVKQKPDESLKNFMTRFNTESLQIRDKDEKVVMAAFMNGLRVEELYYKLVEQPPKNLGELLTRAHAAANAEEACRLKRESDRELGDRRGRGNPSESRDVPAKKNVFDRLSKEKVPAPPPIPEKGYTPLTRPRAQILAVMETEGLGDRPSKMGTPRNKRNQDRYCAFHRNVGHDTEGCWALKKEIEDLVQRGYLGRFVR